agtttaaatttttaattaatactcattatttttatatattatattttatagagatggaccaatcatattgaattaaaaataactATAGTATTTATGACTCCCTAAACTAGGGAGTATGAttggagttcaaattttatagagagctccgaaaataacttttgtgtgtttttaactaaattttaactaaaaaaataagaagcatgacttttatattatatagCTAATAGCAGTTTTCTTTTCGGTTAACTATAGTTAATATAGAGCATTTACCTAAGCATATGGATAATATAATTGTACATTATGATATTTTACATTAAAGAAAGAACGTTGTTCTcttccaacaaaaaagaaaaagaaaaggaaacaactTTGTTTTGACTCAgacaattaatatatatatatatatatatatatatgatagtTAAATAATCTTGAGGGGAGGACATAATTAAGAAAGGGACTTTGTCGGAATCATACTGTCATCTAGACCAGGGACTAACAGCACCTCATTTATATatcttctcctttttcttgtctCAACTACAAGTGTCCCTTTTCATGTGGCTTGAACAAGATCATCAGTGCCCATTTTCACTTTGCGGGTCACTGATTTATCAAGATTGATCAACAAGGACTCTTGAGAGGTCATGTGGTTGCTGCAAGCACTGTCAACAAACCACACAGACCTGCTTGATGCAATTGAACTTGCATGACAAGCATAGAACATTGTTTCTGTGGTTACCTCTTCCTCCTTTGCACAGTTTGCAACTTGTTTGCCATTGTCACAGTCCTTAGTTAAATGACCAAACCTATTGCATTTTCCACATCTAGGTTTGCCTTTGTGCCTGCACACACCAAAATGAAACTTCTGACAGACTTGGCACTGTGGTTTCACACCTCCTTGACTACTACTTCCTTGCTTGTTTTGTGAATTGAAACTGTTGTTCCAATTCCCTCCAGAGCCATTATTCCAATTTGAGCCATTATTGTTGTTAAAGTTTCCACCTTGAGACCAATTTGAGCCCTTTTTGTTCTGTCCTTGCCatttttgattttgctttCCCTGAGAACTTTTGTTAGCTCCAGAAGCTTGATTATTTCCAACTCTAAGACTGCTAAAAGCTTTCTCAGTTCCTGCCAATTTATCCCTTTCATCATGTAGATCCTCTCTCTTATCATAGACTTTGACAGATGCAAGAATTTCTTCAACTCTAATAGTGTCAAGGTCTCTGGTTTCTTCAATGATTGACACTATGGACTTGTACCTCCTACTTAGACTCATCAACAATTTTTGAACAATCCTTTTCTCTGTTACATCTTCTCCTAGAGATTTCAGGTTGTTTACAGTTTCAAAAAATCGAGCCAAGTAGTCATCCAGAGATTCAACATCATTCATtctcaaatattcaaaatcagCTCTAATAGCTTGTAGTTTCACAGCTCTTACCTTTTTATCTCCTCTGAACTCACTTCTTAGAATTTCCCAAGCACCTTTTGCAGTCTTCTCATTTCTGATGCGTGGAAAGAGTTCATCTGTTAGTGCTCCTTGAATAAGACTCAAAGCCTTGGCATTTTTGATCTTATCTTCTCTGGAGATAGTAGGTGCTTCCACTGGAATTTGCTCAGCCTCACTCTCTTCATCTCAAGTGCCTTCAGAGCCTGCTTCCTGCTCAATAATCGGCTGTGGTCGTATTCCAATCTCCACTGCATCCCATAGATCATATGCTATGAGGATAGTCTCCATATTTACTGACCAAAAATCATAGTTTGAACCATTGAACTGTGGAGTTCGTAAATCTCCACCTGCAGAACCTGATCCCACCATTTTGATGTGAGTCTCAGTGAACCACACAATAAAAGAGCAACCTTTATCCCTCATAGAGATTTCAGGGAAACCCCCTTTTCTCACAGCTCACGCCCCTTCTCTGAAATCAGACCaggagctctgataccatgttagaaTTTGGTATTTAGCTTGCTGGTTTTTGGTGTCTAATCTACTGAACAAAATAAACCTTTTGTAAGCAACGTATGCAGAGGAGAAAAAActcagagagaagagaatgtTTCAGTCTATTTTTCTTGTATTGCTTCAGAGCCAAAAACACACAATATACATGACACAAGCTGCCAAAAAACAGATCCTAAAAATTAGGACACAAGGACTCATCTCCAGCCATTCAAGGTCATTGGAGGCTATGATTCTTACACCTAGGCTAGAAATCATTACAGCAAAAAGGACTAAGGCAGCTAAGAATGACAACTGTAGAGTTTCTCAAAATAGTAAGAAAACTAGCCGTTGGACATATCCTATAACAGCTATTACTATAAAAGGAAAGTTCTTCAACTCCTTCGATTCTTCATCCTCTTTACTGTCAATCTGCAGAATTAACTTCTGTAGCTTGATTCAAGACTAGTATGCAGCTTAACTCTCAACAAATTATATGGTTTATTAATGTTAGATTCGAATAGCTTTCATTTGGACAGGAATTCGGAAAGATAGAAGTGCTGAGGCTGGAATTAATATATAacatgaagaagaggaaggtCACCCCATCAAgcataatttatatataaaatatctaaatcACCAGCACCAattttagatatttttatAGGCGCAATAAGCTGCACAGATGCGCTCCTGTGAGGCTGTGACCTGTGCAGCTCTGTGCTCTGTGCTCTGTGCTGTGAGGAGGATATTCTTCTTattataaaccctaataattatacaagttaatttttttattaaaagtatAGAGGATGAAGTTGACCTTTGACAGGGTAATCACGCGATTGCGAAGATCAAAATGATAAGCATGGAATATTAATATTCATCGTAATCAAtcaccatcttcttccttttttttctcttataaggtaggaaggaagaaaaatatgtaataagcTTGCTTGCACAATGCACAAGTGGCATTGGCATATTTCAGAGCTTTCTTTCATCTATCTCTCAACTATTATattattggttttctttttttccttctttctctaAATCCCCATTAAATCTTATTCTTCAAAACGCAGATTTCTGTTCTGTGAAAGATAAAACAGAGAaatagacaaaaaaaaaaaaaaaacagagccCACTGGAACTGGACATCCCGCCCCCAACTAGAAACctaaacaaaatgaatatttaggtctgtctgtctgtctgctCCGAGATCTTCCACATgtgaatatataattaatgagGGCAAGGCAAAGTAAATTATTTGCTCAGAATTAGCGCACCATCGCCAGGTGGCAAAATGCAATATTGTCCACAACTACTCTGTCTCGCTATTTGCTTGGCATGTGCCCTGACCCATAACCCATCTCAGTCGCCTCAgtgtaaaatatatattatatatataaaatgagtgaggggaaaaaaaggaaaaagtgaaaaatattgagGAAGGAATAGGGATCATATTCATATGGGCATGGGCGTGGGAGAGGGAAATGAgggagatagagagagagagagagagatgatatGGGTTTTGATACTTTGAGTTGAGAACTTGATCAGTTCAGAGAAATCAGTATGTGTGGGGGGAACATATATGTACGTTAGCAAAAAGGCTCTTTATATCAACATAGGATATATAGGTAGGAATAAGATCATATATGATTCATATCAATCATAGgagttggaacttggaaggAAAGAATAGGATGCGTTGGATGATATGCAACGATTTCCCTTAGGAGGAGGAGGACATtgcctgcctgcctgcctcttagagcatttccagcaaAGGGTCCAAGGGGAGGGTTAGAGGggacaaactcaaaatgataTTTCTAGCAGTAAAGATCTACCAAGGTAAGGAGTGGGGCCCAGCAAATTGGACTGGCTCGAGGGGAAGGCTGGCTCGAGCTCCAGCTCGAGGGCAAGAGATGATGTCAGCGCtggagtttaaatttttttaacgttggcgtgtgccaacgttaaaaaaaatttgacgcGCCCACTACAGTCCCCCAACAGCTCTCTTCCACGTGGCGCGCTTCTGAACTCTCCGATCCaattttttcaacaatccaacggcagccatTTTTTCCCGAATAAAAAATTCGAAACCGCACCCCCCAATGGCTCTCTTCCACGTGGCTCCTTCTGGGCTCTCCGATCTCCTTTTTCCagaaatccaacggcagccaattttttttcaaataaaaaaatgaaatacccaaaaaatactgaaatttttttctacaaataccaaccaatactcttcacttttaacaccaactCCTCATACAtttccttctccttctactattattcactttctactcaatattttttcactttcaagttatttttttctctatcatattatgggttcttctaatgaaaccagaggggcatggagcatgatggaagatgttagcttgtgtgaggcttggctccgagttagtcattgtcccgtaacgggcaatgagattaaattatgtcatatgtggaaaaaaattcatcatgAATTTTGTGATAGGGTAATTGGTTCGACCTGTACGGATCAAGCATTATTTAGTAGGCGAAAAATTCTTAACaaagagttggggaaatggagagatgcattgacaaaagcgatggacagcCATACAAGCGGGGAAAACCTTAgcagtgaggtaaattatttgtaatttttatttattaatttctatgtcatattaaattttatttaaatgtttcttgcaatttatatatgttgttaatatttcttgtatttccaatattaatatgaatgtttcttgcaatatttatattttgttttgcatttctAATAAATTGTTAAAGTTTCTTGCgtttccattattttttttttaatacttgttgcattgccaatattttttaaagtttcttacatttccattttttttttatagattatgcaagcacaaatgttTTTTGGTGCTATTGGGCAAGGCAAacaaagtttcaaccataccctatgttgggaggtggtgaagaattgtaagagattccaaattattccaacaggtccgacggtagtcttgaacgagacgccactccatGAGACaccggcatcggattcacctatggattccccgatgagtcaagactcgCCTATTGAAAAGGAGCCTAGGCCTATTGagaggaaggcggcgaaggtgaagagagggagtaattctaccaagaatgcatctaaatttttggaggaactttcaaagatgcaagccatgagaattgaaatggacatgaaacaacaagagcacgatagGGCAATTGAtgtagaatatgcaaaagaaagggagtatgtaagccaagaaaagattgaaaaaaaggatcgggaaaccatggccatagatacaagccatatgtcccctgaaacaaaacaatttttgaagctagaacgaagggatgttatgagacgaagactttttcgtgacgatggacctagcaacacggattggttaaatgatcaaaaccattaagttagtttgcttgcctttcatttcattgtaccattaagttagtttgcttgcctttcatttcattgtattttttgttttgtttaaaaaattagtggtaattcatgtattttattttatgagttgtattgattttcttttagtgaataaagaaaatattcaacaaaattcctttttattcaaaacattccatacataaaaagcaaaccacaaccaaatcataaaaaatactCAAACCACAactaaagcataaaaaaacaataaagcataactaaaaatacaacataaacataatacattaaaaaaacatcttcacttcacttcattcactTTCATTGCCTCTCGCCGCCCacaaatgctccatcaagtcaacttgacggtgttcatgaatatacgacgattgcatctccgtgtagcgcTCAATCATACGAGGCAAgaaactaccgtctctaaccaacggatcatgctgcactggttctccatttggccccatgggtttttcataaattcgtgttaaggccgtgttcatgggatctggttcatacacttcatcagcatcgtaatcatactcatcttccacaatcatgttgtggaggatgatacaagtcatcattatactcctaagcatctcctcgtcaaatagacgcGCTGCAcccctgataatagcccaccgggcttgaaggataccaaagcacatctccacatcttttctgtacctCTCTTGATAGgcagcaaaaaaaatttccttatgagatcggggatgtggaattgatttcacaaatgttgtccatcTCGGGTAGataccatcagctagataatacccatTCTGGTAGACGGTATTATTGATTtgatatgtgatatttgggcaTTCACCTCTCagaacatcattgaacaccggggattgacccaggACGTTCAAATCATTTTGAGAGCcggcaactccaaagaagcgtgccaaacccatgtatcaaaaccagcaactgcttcgAGGATGATGCTTTTCTGCCCTTTCCGATTGCCATAATCCCattgccaagcagttggacaatttttccattgccagtgcatgcagtcaatgctaccaatcattccaaGAAATCCacgagactcagcttttttAGAAGCCGTTGCAGGTCCCTGAGCGTAGGTCTGCGCAGGTAGTCCCTGGTATACAaagtttccactgcatcacaaaatcgcaccaagctctccaaaataGTGGACTTCCctatccgggcaatctcatccacctgatcagcagatgacccatacgctaacattcgtatcacagctgtgaacttttgctctggaagaagccccaaatttccaacacaatttttcttttgaacaaagtattcatcataattacaaatatcatgcatgattttattgaacaaacgaggttgcattctatatctcgctcgaaaatgaacatcataGTACAGagaatgtgggataaaataattttccagaagattcttaccccgagaatgtctatgtctgtccatATTCGGGGcacggccttctcgtgaaccacggcggctctggttttcttcctccagcaaagcaacggccatgccaagttgctcatctagttctctctgcacccttttgcttgcagctcgtcgacgcattctttctctcctttctcactcttgcctctccaaaacctcttgcatgtctgccattgaaaatggagaatgaaatctaaaatctgagaaatggaaatgtagagaagatcTGGTGTGAGAGatatgagctgagcctcttgttttatagaaaaatttagacagatagatatgacacgtggagcaatcttagagggtgaaaatcttatctgaaatttgaatttcgaaatgtatctgaaatttgatattttgaatttatctgaaatttgaattttgaaatgtatatgaaatttatatgaaatttgaaaccgaaaatcttatccgatatgaatagtattgacacgtagaaacctgaaaatattatccaaattaattgtttaagtaaacaaagttgttaaaaaaaacaaaaaaatgaatagtatttgccatgggAAGCCTAAACTGCTGAGAACACACTTTGCTGGGagggctagggcagccactattcaggtgaatagtagctgccctagggctcccattgccatggcaatgaGCTAACTAGTGAAAATGCTCTTAGCCTCTCTCAAGACAAGAGGCAAGGACTGCCCTATCTTTTTCGCCTCACCCGAGGGagaaggagagggagagggagggcTAATCCTAATCCTAATCCTAATATTGGTTTATTTTCAGATGCTTACCCATTTGGTAATTTCAGGCCAACCAACAAAATGGCAACCTAGCTCTCCCTAGCTGGCTTGATTGGTTTCACTTTCATATTTGTTTATCAAACAACTGTCAGAAATTAGGGGTAGAACATATGGCATCAAGTACAGTTGCATTGCATGGCATTGGCAGGTGTATAATTTCAAAGACAACAAAATGACTTTTTATATAGTTTATGGTAAATTGGAAAAACATGCCCATCTcttccccaattttttttttaatgaaatctATACCATGTAATTTGAGATTCAAATCGGAGACTTGAAAGTACACAATTGTCATCCAGTGAATGTAAATGCAGATTCATAGTTGAATAAGATCTTGCCTTTCCTCTGACCCTcgaaaaagaaatgaataaaaataaaaaatcttgcCTTTCCATTCCATTATGAAACTTTAAAATCACTCCTGTCACCTGCCAGTCCTTGTGAACACtatatatttcttctctttcgTCATGTATAGTATATGCTGTGCATTCATATTAAGCGAATGCTCGATCATGTAAACTTAAACAACATGTGAAAACAAATGCCTTCTTAGATTCAGACCACCTTCAACAGTAGTTACATACAACAGAAAAGTGGCTTAACTAGAGAACCCAGAAGCTGCAGGAAAAATTAGCACCTTCTGAATACAATACCGTTCACGGCACCTCCATTATCATTCACAATTGGTGCTCTTATGTCTCTACTCTTTCTTTGAGCTGACCTTGGTCACGCTATCCATATACTGCTTCACACGAGTTTGGTTCGTCTCAAATATGAACGGCATTCCCCTAATCTgcaaatttatgatttttgagGAAATATCATCATGCATTCAGTCAGTAGTAGTACCTAAAATGTGCCAGCTTA
The window above is part of the Prunus dulcis chromosome 1, ALMONDv2, whole genome shotgun sequence genome. Proteins encoded here:
- the LOC117617974 gene encoding uncharacterized protein LOC117617974, whose amino-acid sequence is MVGSGSAGGDLRTPQFNGSNYDFWSVNMETILIAYDLWDAVEIGIRPQPIIEQEAGSEDELFPRIRNEKTAKGAWEILRSEFRGDKKVRAVKLQAIRADFEYLRMNDVESLDDYLARFFETVNNLKSLGEDVTEKRIVQKLLMSLSRRYKSIVSIIEETRDLDTIRVEEILASVKVYDKREDLHDERDKLAGTEKAFSSLRVGNNQASGANKSSQGKQNQKWQGQNKKGSNWSQGGNFNNNNGSNWNNGSGGNWNNSFNSQNKQGSSSQGGVKPQCQVCQKFHFGVCRHKGKPRCGKCNRFGHLTKDCDNGKQVANCAKEEEVTTETMFYACHASSIASSRSVWFVDSACSNHMTSQESLLINLDKSVTRKVKMGTDDLVQAT